Genomic segment of bacterium:
TCGCGGTAGAATCCTCCGGCGATGGGATCGCTGTGCAGACTGCTAAAAAGCGCTTTCCCACGCAATTTTCAGTGACGGGTGCCGCCACGCTGGGCGTGGCAGGGGAGCTTCCATGAGCGAGAGCGCACACAGCCGAACGGAACGCAACGCCATGCGACCGGGGGCGATCATCAAAGTCATCGGAGTCGGTGGCGCTGGTGGGAATGCCATCGACCGGATGATCGAGGTGGGCGTCCGGGGGGTGGACTTCATCGCCATCAATACCGACACCCAGGCGCTGAATCGTAACCTCGCTCCTACGAAGCTTTCGATTGGCTCCAAGAGCACGCATGGTCTCGGCGCTGGCGGCAATCCCGAGATCGGTCAGCGCGCGGCCATGGAGTCGAAGGCGGAGATCTCCGAGGTCCTCGAGGGCTCGGACATGATCTTCATCTGCGGCGGCATGGGAGGCGGTACCGGGACCGGGGCCTGTCCGATCGTGGCGGAGCTTGCCCGTGAAAAGGGCGCACTGACCATCGGTGTGGTGACCCGCCCGTTCAGCTTCGAGGGCTTCAAGCGTCACGATGAAGCACGCAAGGGTATTGAAAATCTGCGCGACAACCTCGATACCCTCATCGTGATTCCGAATGAGCGCCTCGAGACGGTCATCGAAGAAGAGACCACCTTCATGGAAGCGTTCCTGCTGGCGGACGATGTGCTGCGGCAGGGGGTCCAGGGGATCTCCGATCTCATTACGCAGACCGGTGTTATCAATCTCGACTTCGCGGATGTCCGGACTGTCATGGCCGATGCCGGGACTGCCCTTATCGGCATCGGTTCTGCCGAAGGGGCGGACCGGGCCACGAATGCCGCGAACCTCGCCATCACCAGCCCGCTCTGTGAAGCGCATCTGGACGGTGCGAAGCGCCTTCTGGTGTCGATCACCGGTGGCGCTGGCCTGCGGATGGCGGAGATCAACACCGCGATGTCCGTGATCAATCACAACCTCGACCGCCAGGCCAACATCATCATGGGCGCGGTCATCGACCCCAACATGGGCGACGAAGTCCGGATCACGGTCATTGCTACTGGCTTCTCCGCGCCGGATGCACAGGAACCGCGGATTCCGATTCAGGGCGAGCTCCGGGGCGAGCGGACCAGTTCGGCTGGCACCCCCTCGGTGGCACCGATGGACGAGATCTTCCGGGCGAACAAGAACGGGGGGTCTGATCCGGACCTCGATGTTCCCAGCTTCCTGCGCCGTGGGGGATACAAGGAATAGGCTCCCGGACCCCGACCCGCGAGCACCTGGCGACGGCCGAGCACTGGTGCATCGACCGTCGATCGACTCACCACGACCCCCTGCGGGTCGTGGTGTCGTATCCACACACCTATTACGTCGCGATGTCCGCCCTGAGTTTTCTCACCATCCTCCGGTTGGTGCAGGAGTCCGGCATCGCCACTGCTGACCGGGCGTTTTACTACCCCCCCAAAATCCCCCTCCCGGTGGGACTGAAGAATGGCCGGACCTTTGACCAGGATCAGCCGGTCCGGTCCGCTGATCTGGTGCTGCAGACGCTCTCCTTCGAGAACGACTACTTTCACCTCTGCCACTGGCTGGAAGCCTGCGGGCTGCCGATCCGGGCAGCGGATCGCCAGGGAGGGCCGTATCTCCTGCTGGGAGGAGTCGCTCCATCTACCAATCCCCTCCCCCTGGTGGAGATCGCTGATGCTATCTATCTCGGTGAGGCGGAAGCGCAGCTGGAAGTCGGGCTGGAGATCATCGCCGCCCATCGTCAGGGCCTCCGCTCGCCCGCATGGGAATCCGCTCGCACATCCATCAATCAGGCTTTGGCGGAGCTACCGGGGTTCTTTGTGCCATCGGTGCACCAGACTGGTGACGATGAGTTCGCCAGTGTCAGCTACACCAGCGTGGCGCATTTCGAAAAGGCCCCGAGCTTTAGCACCATATTGTCGCCGAACACGGCGTATGCCTCCATGAATCTGATCGAGATTGGTCGGGGCTGCCCCCGCTACTGCAAGTTTTGTCTCGCCGGGTTTATTCATACATCGACGCGCTGGAAGCAACCAGCAGCGCTGCAGGCTTCAGTGGAGCGCGCCCTCCCCGCCGGGCAGCGACTCGGCCTGATCGCCGCCATCCCCAGCCAGCATCCGCAGATCGTGCCGGTGCTGGAATCGTTCCGCTCTCAGGGACTCACCTACTCCCTCTCCAGTCAGTCCTTTTCGTCGCTGACTCCCAGGGTCATGGAACTGCTGGTTGCCGGAGGCATGGAAACGCTCACAATTGGGCTGGAAACGTTTGATGAAAATCTGCAAAAGCGCCTTGGCAAGCCGGTCCCGTTTGTGAAGCTCACCGGCAGGTTGCAGGTCGCGATCGGCCTTGGCATCCGACGCTTCCGGGCGTACATCATGATCGGCCTGCCGGGGGAAGACCCGTCAGTGGGCGACCAGGAAATCATCGACAAGTCACTGCAACTGCGCGATCTGCTCCGCCGGGAAGTGCCGGGTCGCTATGAGTTGTCGCTCTCCATCAATCCGTTTATTCCCAAACCACTGACCCCCTGGGAATCCGCGCCGATGTTGCGAGAAGCCGTTTTTGAAGCGCGTATCAAGCGAATCCTCAAAGCGCTCCAGCGGGAACCGGACATCGCGATGAAGTATGAGTCGCCGCGGGAGTCCTGGGTGCAGGGCGTGCTGTCGATTGGGGATGCGGCGGTCGGACGCTGGCTCATTGCGCATTACCGCGATGGATCACCGTATCAGTCAATGCGCGCCGGAGTCCGGGAAGGGGCATTGCCCCTGGCGGAGCTGATTCATGAACCGCGTCCAGGACGAATGGATCAGTTGCTCGCGTTCATCGACCGTGGGGCGGACCCGATCGGCGACCGACTCCGGGGCGAAGGGGCGAGTCAGGTCCTGACCGCATCCATCACTGCCTGATGTTTCAGAGTCCCCAGCGTCGCGACGCAGCTTCCAGAATCTGACCAATCAGCGACTCGTAGGTTTCTCCATAGAGCTCCACCATGCGCGGCAAGTCGGAGTAACCAGGGGTCAGGCCAGGAAGCGGATTGATTTCCAGTACATAGGGCTGGCCGGCAGCATCACAACGGACATCGAACCGGAAGGCATCCAGCAGCCCGAACTCCTGCTTGATCGCGAGGGCGATGCGTTCGAGTTCCTGCAAACGGTGCGGCGGCAGCAGCGGCGGAGCGGTGAAGATCGGGGCTTCCGGCACGACATCTTTCACATAGTGCGAGTAGAACTGATGTCCCTCCGGCAGTCGCTGGAAGTCGAGTTCCATGATGTAAATGCGCGGGTCGTCGTTGCCCAGAACTCCGACCGTAAACTCGCGGCCTGCGAGATACGGCTCTACCAGCACTGGCTGTCCGTATGTCGACAGGAGCCAGGCCAGCTGCACCCGGAGCGCTTCGACATCGCGCACCAGGGACTGCTCTGTGATGCCTTTTCCACTCCCCTCATGGAGGGGTTTGACAAACAATGGGAACTGCCCGGCAAGAGTTGGACTGAGTGCCTCATTCTCCGATGTCACCACCTGCCCGATCGGTGCAGGAATGCCGGCTGCTGTCAGTACCCGCTTGGTCAGTGCTTTGTGGAGGGTCAGGCTGTTCGCCAGGACTCCGGAGAAGGCATAAGGACGCTGCGTGATGTCACAAAGAGTCGGAACCCAGGCTTCCCGGGCGACCCCTCCTAAGTTCTCGGCGATCGAAAAGATGAGATCGCCCGGGAGGTTTGCGAAGGTCGGCAGCAGCTCGGGGCCAAAGGGAATCAGGTCGACCTGGTGGCCGAGTCCCTGCATCGCTTCAGCGAGCGCTTCCAGCGTTTTGGGTGTATCGAACTCGGCGTAGAGATCGCCATGTGCTTCGGCATCCGACGGCTTCAGGTTGTACAGCAGCGCTATGCGCATTGCTCGCATCTGCTAGCCCCAGATCCCCTGACCGATGGCTCGCTCGGTGAGCTGGGCAAGGATCGCTGTCCGTTCCGAAGGCGAGATTTCAAATGGGGCTTCTGCCTCGCGCGCCGGTTCCTGATACTCATACTCCCGCCCCTCGAAGTTCCGGAAGCGCCAGGTGTGCCCGCTGCGCGACAGGACATAGTCAGGCGCGACTGGCACTTTGCCACCGCCACCGGGGAGGTCGACCACAAACGTCGGGACCGCATAGCCTGTAGTGTGCCCCCGCAACGCCTCGATGATTCGCATCCCGGTAGCGATGTCGGTGCGGAAGTGCTCGGCCCCTTCCACCAGATCGCACTGGTAGATGTAGTAAGGGCGCACCCGGCACTTCAACAGCTCGTGCATGAGGGACTTCATCACAGCGGGGTCATCATTGATGCCCCGGAGCAGGACCGTCTGCGAGCCCATCGGAACCCCGGCATCGGCGATCCGGTTGAGCGCCTGCCGGGTCTCGGGGGTCAGTTCATCTGGATGATTGAAGTGGACACTCAGAAAGAAGGGATGATTCCGCCGGAAAATGGCCAGCAGCTCTTCCGTGATGCGGTCAGGCATAAAGAGCGGTACCCGGGTACCCATCCTGAGGAACTCGATGTGTGGAATGGCCCGGAGCGAATCGAGAATCCACCCGATCTGCGCATCATTCAGGATGAGGGGGTCGCCGCCGGAGACCAGCACATCACGGATCTCCGGATGCGCTGCGATGTAGTCAAAGGCGGCCTGGAGTTTCGTCCGGCTAAAAGGGACCTGGCCGGACCCCACGACCCGCTTGCGGGTGCAGTACCGGCAATAGGCGGCGCAATGATCGGTCGCCAGGAGCAGCACCCGGTCGGGATACCGATGGACCAGGTTCGGGAGGACCGAATCACGCTCTTCCCCTAACGGGTCATCCATGTCAGTTGGACTGGGCAACAGTTCGTTGCCGGAAGGGACTACCTGCTGGTAAGCCGCTCTCGAATGCCGAATCAATTCCATCCAGTGGGGGGTAATGGCAAACCGAAACTGCAACGTGGATTCCAGGATGTCATCCGCGATGTCTGGAGGCATGTCAAGGGAAGTCCGCAGGGTCTGGACATCCTTGACACGTCGCCGCAATTGATCCTGCCATGACTGGCGATTGGAGGCGGTCATGACTCCCTCCCTTCCTGCGCCGGTGGCGCGAGTCGTCCGTAAGCGAGGCCCTGCTGAACCACAGGGCAAATAAAAAAGGCCCGGCACTGGTAGCGGCCGCGCGCAGGAACCGATTCCAGCACTCTCCTCAAGGCGCTGAGCGCCTCCCTGGAGGACTGTCTCTCAGGCAACCGGGAGTCGGATGGGATCTCCAGGCTGCCGTCCCCACCCGTGACGGTTCCTGTCACGGCGGGTCAGCGATGGACCGGCCCATGAAGACTGGTGGGCCACCAGCCGCTTCATGTCAGTGGCGTATTGTCGCAGGTTTTGCAGGCGCCGCAAGGGGGGCGACCGGGGCTTTTCCTCCATGTGATTCGGCTTGTTGAGTGACAGGAGGCTGTCATTTGGGAGTGGGTCGGCCCCAGCCCTCAGCGCGACTCAGGCGGCATGGCTGGAATCGAGCTCCGCACAAACACTCTATAATCCAGCGGTTGCGCCGCGCACAGGAACGGCGCTACTCGCCTGTCTAAGGAGCCTGCATGCCGGTCCTCAACCTGTCACATGCGGAGCTGGCGGAGATTGCCCGCCAGATCCGCAAAGACGTCTGTGTCATGACACATGTCGCCAAATCTGGGCACGCGGGTGGTCCCCTCTCAGCGGCGGACTACACCACCTATCTCCTCTGGAATGCCATGAATCTGGATCCAGAGCACCCCGACATGCCAGACCGGGACCGCTTCATCATCTCCAACGGGCACTGCTCCGCCCTCAACTACGCGCTGCTCGCGCATCGGGGCTTTTTCAATCGCTCGTACCTGCTCACCTTCCGATCAACGGAGTCGAAACTCCAGGGCCATCCCAACCGGCTCAAAGTCCCTGGGCTGGAGGCCTCCACCGGATCACTGGGCCACGGACTCTCCATCGGGCTGGGGATGGCGATGGGACTCAGGCTAAAGCAGTCTCCCGCCCGGGTCTATGTGAACGTCGGTGATGGCGAACTGCAGGAGGGGTCCTGCTGGGAAGCGATCATGGCCGCTGGGCATTTCAAGCAGGATAACTTCTGCATGCTGGTTGACTGGAACGACGCGCAGATCGACGGCAAGATGACCGATGTCATGAATATTGAGCCGATTGACAAGAAGCTCGAGGCCTTTCACTGGCATGTCATCAACGCCGATGGCCACGACTGGGCGGACATCGAGCGCGCCTATCGCGAGCAGCAGGCGGTGACCGGAAAGCCGGTTGCGATCGTGTTTAAGACGATCATGATGCAGGGCGTTCCCAGCTACGCGGATGACTACCGCTGGCATGGGAAGCCGCTGGACAGCGAATCCCTGACCGTCGCGCTGCGCGAACTCCACTTCAACGAAACACCCGCTGAGGCGATCGCCTCCTATGGGGAGGTGACCTTCCATGGCCGTTAGTGACTGGCCCCTGGAGCTGACCCGTGAGGCCTATGGCCGGACCCTGGTCGAACTGGGGCAGGAGAATCCGCGGATCGTCGTCCTGGATGCCGACCTCGCGGTCTCGACCCTCACGAAGTACTTCCGTGATGCCTTCCCGGATCGCTTCTTCGAGATGGGCATTGCCGAGCAGAACATGGTGGGGGTCGCCTCCGGGTTGGCCCTGGAGGGGTACATTCCGTTCCTGTCCAGTTACGCCATGTTTTTGTCGGGTCGGGCGTACGACCAAATCCGACAGGATGTCGACTACCAGCAGACCAATGTCAAGCTGGCCGCCGCCCACGGAGGCATCAGTGTGGGGCAGGACGGACCGACCCATCAGTCCATGGAAGACCTCGCGGCACTCACCGCTATGGTCAACATGACAGTGATTGTCCCGGCTGACTTCCACCAGACAAAGAAGCTCGTCCGCTGGGCAGCTGCCTACGATGGACCGGTCTACTTCCGGATGGGACGCGAGAAAGTCCCGATGATCACCGACGAGTCCACGCCGTTCGAGTACGGCAAGATGATCCAGCTGGTGGATGGCACCGACTGCACCATCATCGCCACCGGCCTGACCCTCTTCATGGCCATGGAAGCGCAACGGGAGCTCGCCACCGAGGGGATCAGTGTCCGGGTACTCAATGCGCCATTCCTCAAGCCCATCGATGAAACCGCGATTCTCAAAGCCGCGCAGGAAACCGGCTGCATTGTGACCGCCGAAGAGCACAACGTCTGGGGCGGCCTCGGATCCATAGTTGCCCGGGTGGTGGTCGGCTCAAAGCACCTGGTGCCGGTGGAGATCGTCGGAATCAACAACATGTACCTGTCGTCAGGTCCCTGGACCGACCTCATGGAAGTCGCCGGTCTGACAACTTCCCGGGTGAAGGACGCCGTCCGGAGCGCGATGCGCCGGCGGGATCAGCGGGTGGCCACGGTCTGATGCTGAACCTGCGCCGGACTGGCAGACTCCCAATTCTGAACTCTCCCTTCGCACACTGTCCCGCTCCCTCTGGAGGCCTCATGTCCCCGCATCGTTGCTGGTGGCTCGCGCTCGTGTTCATTTTGCTGACCGGATGCGGTGGGGGCACAGGCGGGAATCTGTTGCAGGCCCCCGCGCCGCTCCTGTCCCGCCTCCTGGATCAGCCCTACGAATGGGACTCCGAGCTGAGTGAGGATGACTGGGTCGCCTGGATCGCAAAGCAGCCGCAGCCCGATCGCCCGCTGCGGGTGGTCGCCAGCGTCCCGGAAGTCTGGGTGGTGGTGAAGTACACAGGGCGCGAAGCCCTGGCATCGCTCTATCCCGTGATGCCATTCACTGAACCACCCCAGCTCAAAGCAGGCGAAGAGGTCCGGGTCATCACCGCCGGAACCGCAGGCATCATCAAAGCCTATGCCGAGGGCAACGAAGGCGCAGAAGTCGAGATCGACGGCAAAGTCAACACCTATAAACTCAGCGAGCTGGAGTACGTGCTGAACGGTGCGCCATATGAAACATTCGACATCAACGCTGCAAAGGCCGACGTTGGTGATGGGGGTCGCAAAGCCGAAGCGCTGGCAGCACTGAAGGACGCCGACCTGATAGTCCTGGCGGGAGCCGGCATCGATGACTGGATGGCGCCTCTGATCAGCGAGAGTGGGACGTCGGCAGTGGTCGTCGATTTGTCCCGACGGATGAATCATCTGATGACCCAGCGACCGGTGTCCGCCGAGTCCGGAAGCACCGGCGAACGGAATGGTGTCAAATACGCCACCGCCGAATGCAACGCCTGGTGGATGAGCCTCCGACCAGCATCAGTGGCAGTCGACTCACTGGACATGCTCATCGGGCACATGGTCCCGAGTAAGGCGACCGACATTACAGGATGGCGCACCAAGTGGCTGGAAGAGCTCGGGGGCCTGGATCAGACGATGGCCACATTCATGCTCGATGATCCGAAGCTCGATGCCAACAGCGTGATCCCCCGCCGGGTCATCATCGACACCCCGAACCTCGCCTGGTTCTGCTACCGGTGGGACATGCAGATTGTGGACATCATCAACACCGATTCCCACAAGCCGCCGTCACCTGAACGCATTCGGGAGATTCAGCGCAAAGCGCAGGAGCAGTATGTCTCGATGATCATCACGACGGCGGGCTACGGCTCCGACGCTGCCCGACAGATCGCGAACGGTCTGACGATCGAGATCATGGAACGAGACCCCAACGCCCCCCCCGCCACAAAGACTGAAACGGGCGAAACAAAGGAAGAGTTCAATCCGAACGCCAAGACGACCAAAGTCCCGGTTCCAGTGGTGGAACTGGCGCTGGGCCTGAATCAGGCGGGACGGGACACGGAGGACTATGTCCCCTTCATGCTCTTCAACTCGCAGAAGCTGGCCCGGAAGTACAAGCCGATCGTGGATGGGCTTTATCGGCTAAAAAAGTGGCACGAAGAAAAGAACAAACTGGCGTCCACTGGCGCAACGACACCGGCACCGGCCCCTGAGTCATCGACCAGTGCACCGGCAGGCGACGGCTCCGGTGGGGCAAAGTTCTGACCCTCCCCAACGCGCCTACTTACGAAAGGTCACTATCGTCACCCCTGCGCCCCCTTCGGTCGGCTCCCCCTCCCGGAAGCCAGCCACCAGGGGGTGTTTGCGCAGGACCTCCCAGATCGCGGACCGGAGCTTTAGTGTCCCGATGCCATGGAGCACGGTCGCGGTCTCCCGCTGCTGGAGATAAGCCCCCTGCAGAAAGTCCTCGAGCTTCTCCAGTCCTTCCAGGACCCGCTCGCCATGCAGGTCGAGCCAGAGGGGCACATTTACGGGACGTTCAACATAGAACTCGGTTTTGGGAGCGGGTCGATTCGCCGGACGTGATGCCGGGGCCTCCCCCTTCGCCAGTCGCA
This window contains:
- the ftsZ gene encoding Cell division protein FtsZ; the protein is MSESAHSRTERNAMRPGAIIKVIGVGGAGGNAIDRMIEVGVRGVDFIAINTDTQALNRNLAPTKLSIGSKSTHGLGAGGNPEIGQRAAMESKAEISEVLEGSDMIFICGGMGGGTGTGACPIVAELAREKGALTIGVVTRPFSFEGFKRHDEARKGIENLRDNLDTLIVIPNERLETVIEEETTFMEAFLLADDVLRQGVQGISDLITQTGVINLDFADVRTVMADAGTALIGIGSAEGADRATNAANLAITSPLCEAHLDGAKRLLVSITGGAGLRMAEINTAMSVINHNLDRQANIIMGAVIDPNMGDEVRITVIATGFSAPDAQEPRIPIQGELRGERTSSAGTPSVAPMDEIFRANKNGGSDPDLDVPSFLRRGGYKE
- the ddlA gene encoding D-alanine--D-alanine ligase A, giving the protein MRIALLYNLKPSDAEAHGDLYAEFDTPKTLEALAEAMQGLGHQVDLIPFGPELLPTFANLPGDLIFSIAENLGGVAREAWVPTLCDITQRPYAFSGVLANSLTLHKALTKRVLTAAGIPAPIGQVVTSENEALSPTLAGQFPLFVKPLHEGSGKGITEQSLVRDVEALRVQLAWLLSTYGQPVLVEPYLAGREFTVGVLGNDDPRIYIMELDFQRLPEGHQFYSHYVKDVVPEAPIFTAPPLLPPHRLQELERIALAIKQEFGLLDAFRFDVRCDAAGQPYVLEINPLPGLTPGYSDLPRMVELYGETYESLIGQILEAASRRWGL
- the kamA gene encoding L-lysine 2,3-aminomutase, translated to MTASNRQSWQDQLRRRVKDVQTLRTSLDMPPDIADDILESTLQFRFAITPHWMELIRHSRAAYQQVVPSGNELLPSPTDMDDPLGEERDSVLPNLVHRYPDRVLLLATDHCAAYCRYCTRKRVVGSGQVPFSRTKLQAAFDYIAAHPEIRDVLVSGGDPLILNDAQIGWILDSLRAIPHIEFLRMGTRVPLFMPDRITEELLAIFRRNHPFFLSVHFNHPDELTPETRQALNRIADAGVPMGSQTVLLRGINDDPAVMKSLMHELLKCRVRPYYIYQCDLVEGAEHFRTDIATGMRIIEALRGHTTGYAVPTFVVDLPGGGGKVPVAPDYVLSRSGHTWRFRNFEGREYEYQEPAREAEAPFEISPSERTAILAQLTERAIGQGIWG
- the tktB gene encoding Transketolase 2 encodes the protein MPVLNLSHAELAEIARQIRKDVCVMTHVAKSGHAGGPLSAADYTTYLLWNAMNLDPEHPDMPDRDRFIISNGHCSALNYALLAHRGFFNRSYLLTFRSTESKLQGHPNRLKVPGLEASTGSLGHGLSIGLGMAMGLRLKQSPARVYVNVGDGELQEGSCWEAIMAAGHFKQDNFCMLVDWNDAQIDGKMTDVMNIEPIDKKLEAFHWHVINADGHDWADIERAYREQQAVTGKPVAIVFKTIMMQGVPSYADDYRWHGKPLDSESLTVALRELHFNETPAEAIASYGEVTFHGR
- the dxs_1 gene encoding 1-deoxy-D-xylulose-5-phosphate synthase; the protein is MAVSDWPLELTREAYGRTLVELGQENPRIVVLDADLAVSTLTKYFRDAFPDRFFEMGIAEQNMVGVASGLALEGYIPFLSSYAMFLSGRAYDQIRQDVDYQQTNVKLAAAHGGISVGQDGPTHQSMEDLAALTAMVNMTVIVPADFHQTKKLVRWAAAYDGPVYFRMGREKVPMITDESTPFEYGKMIQLVDGTDCTIIATGLTLFMAMEAQRELATEGISVRVLNAPFLKPIDETAILKAAQETGCIVTAEEHNVWGGLGSIVARVVVGSKHLVPVEIVGINNMYLSSGPWTDLMEVAGLTTSRVKDAVRSAMRRRDQRVATV